The Montipora capricornis isolate CH-2021 unplaced genomic scaffold, ASM3666992v2 scaffold_440, whole genome shotgun sequence genome has a segment encoding these proteins:
- the LOC138035964 gene encoding uncharacterized protein, which translates to MFPTSLFVLRQLVHLDRDDFVKYVVCPKCSYLYNPNDCTQRIGEKIVAKCCTHKAFKKGKGAKECGARLAKRVVLADGKECFYPFKVYCFNSVINQVESLLKRPNFAQKCEQWRERDCEDGVYSDVYDGKVWKDFMTFNGKDFLNSPRSLAFALNVDWFQPYVRRSDVSVGVIYLVLLNLPREERFKWENVILVGVIPDMETMPKSINPFLEPLVDELQVLWKGIRLHSSFSSIPLLYRGAILLAASDIPAARKLCGFKGHSAERACSKCFKRFPGSVRTGRDFSAFERENWPQRCNVLHRRYADKVKNGGSRTKQEKLATQYGCYFSILLELEYFDAVRFTVIDPMHNLFLGTAKRMFQLWIEKDLLTKDKLKVIEERINKLDVGTGVGRLPHKIASNHGRSSSVTV; encoded by the exons ATGTTCCCAACATCACTTTTTGTATTACGACAACTAGTCCATCTTGACCGTGATGACTTTGTAAAGTATGTAGTATGTCCCAAATGTTCCTATCTATATAATCCCAATGACTGCACTCAGAGAATTGGAGAGAAGATTGTGGCAAAGTGCTGCACCCATAAAGCATTCAAGAAAGGGAAAGGTGCAAAGGAATGTGGTGCGAGATTGGCAAAAAGAGTAGTGCTTGCAGATGGCAAGGAATGTTTTTATCCATTCAAGGTTTATTGTTTTAACAGTGTGATAAATCAAGTAGAATCATTGCTTAAAAGACCTAATTTTGCTCAGAAATGTGAACAGTGGCGTGAGAGAGATTGTGAGGATGGTGTTTACAGTGATGTTTATGATGGAAAAGTATGGAAAGACTTTATGACCTTTAATGGGAAAGACTTCTTGAACTCACCAAGAAGTTTGGCTTTTGCGTTAAATGTCGACTGGTTTCAACCGTATGTAAGAAGAAGTGATGTGTCTGTTGGAGTAATTTATCTAGTGCTGTTGAACTTGCCAAGGGAAGAACGCTTTAAATGGGAAAACGTTATTCTTGTTGGAGTTATACCAGATATGGAAACAATGCCAAAGAGTATAAACCCTTTCTTAGAACCTCTGGTAGATGAATTGCAAGTACTTTGGAAAGGTATACGTCTGCATTCAAGTTTCAGCAGTATACCTCTCTTATACAGAGGTGCCATTTTATTGGCAGCATCAGACATCCCAGCTGCTAGGAAACTTTGTGGATTTAAAGGACACTCAGCTGAAAGGGCTTGCTCTAAATGCTTCAAAAGATTCCCTGGATCAGTAAGGACTGGAAGAGATTTCTCTGCATTTGAACGAGAAAATTGGCCACAGCGGTGTAATGTATTGCACAGGAGGTATGCTGACAAGGTGAAAAATGGAGGAAGCAGGACAAAACAAGAGAAATTAGCAACTCAATACGGCTGCTACTTCAGTATACTCCTTGAACTTGAGTATTTTGATGCTGTTCGTTTTACAGTGATAGACCCTATGCATAATCTTTTTCTTGGTACTGCAAAAAGAATGTTTCAACTTTGGATAGAAAAGGACCTCCTTACAAAAGATAAACTCAAAGTTATTGAAGAAAGAATTAACAAACTGGATGTAGGAACTGGTGTAGGAAGACTGCCTCACAAAATTGCTTCAAATCATGGACG TTCCAGCTCTGTCACAGTCTGA
- the LOC138035976 gene encoding uncharacterized protein — protein sequence MHLHCHLKECVEDYGPVYSFWCFAFERYNGVLGSIATNNRSIEIQLMRKFLSEQFVSNVALPDEFSDTFSAFFQLQRSQINERMPVGSSHLLRMSTCSNLKPIDWSDISFISVPGSYKLMNLDSDDRQLLAKTYQAMYPNRHIEAFMVAEVCRKYSSVTLSGEKIGSRLECWSLRSARVMASWANQEGKVDPSAEIRPGFVKFFVVNTIRFEYDQYKKHVFACIDWYKEDTQKELYRRPVEVWRLKSFTQAGPAAFMPIQRCFCKFAAANEKMNGVEKLIVSPIQRTFC from the coding sequence ATGCATCTCCATTGCCACTTAAAGGAGTGTGTGGAAGATTACGGCCCTGTGTACAGTTTTTGGTGTTTTGCATTTGAACGCTACAATGGAGTTCTTGGAAGTATTGCCACTAACAATAGATCTATTGAAATTCAGCTAATGAGAAAGTTCCTCTCTGAGCAATTTGTATCAAATGTGGCCTTGCCTGATGAATTCAGTGACACATTTTCTGCCTTCTTCCAGTTGCAAAGATCACAGATAAATGAACGTATGCCTGTGGGGTCATCACATTTGTTGAGGATGTCAACATGCAGTAACCTAAAACCAATTGACTGGTCTGATATTTCATTCATATCTGTTCCTGGTTCCTATAAATTAATGAATCTGGATTCAGATGATCGTCAACTTCTTGCAAAAACTTATCAGGCTATGTACCCCAATAGGCACATCGAAGCCTTCATGGTTGCAGAAGTGTGCAGAAAGTACAGTTCTGTCACTTTGTCAGGAGAGAAGATTGGCTCCAGGCTGGAGTGTTGGAGTTTACGTTCTGCAAGGGTTATGGCTTCATGGGCTAACCAAGAGGGCAAAGTTGATCCATCAGCAGAAATTAGACCTGGCTTTGTCAAGTTTTTTGTGGTGAACACTATCAGATTTGAATATGATCAGTACAAGAAGCATGTGTTTGCGTGCATTGATTGGTACAAAGAGGATACACAAAAGGAGCTTTATCGTCGCCCAGTTGAGGTTTGGAGGCTTAAAAGTTTCACCCAAGCAGGACCTGCAGCCTTTATGCCAATTCAAAGGTGCTTTTGTAAGTTTGCTGCCGCGAATGAGAAGATGAATGGAGTTGAAAAGCTGATTGTAAGCCCCATCCAGCGTACATTCTGCTAA